One genomic region from Eptesicus fuscus isolate TK198812 chromosome 4, DD_ASM_mEF_20220401, whole genome shotgun sequence encodes:
- the NTN3 gene encoding netrin-3 — MPIWPWGLLVTAGTLLAALSPGPPAPADPCHEEGGAPRVCVPGLVNAALGREVLASSTCGQPPTQACDSSDPRRAHPAALLTLAGGTTSPVCWRSDWLTQAPFNVSLTVPLGKTFELVFVSLRFCSTPPTSVALLKSQDHGRSWVPLGFFSSCCGLDYGRLPAPANGPAGPGPEALCFPEPQTQPDGGGLLAFSVQDSSPPGLDLDSSPVLQDWVTATDIRIVLTRPAMLGDTRDSEAVVPYSYSATELQVGGRCKCNGHASRCLLDTQGHLICDCRHGTEGPDCGRCKPFYCDRPWQRATAREAHACLACSCNGHARRCRFNMELYRLSGRRSGGVCLNCRHNTAGRHCHYCREGFYRDPGRAPNDRRACRACDCHPVGAAGKTCNQTTGQCPCKDGVTGLTCNRCAPGFQQSRSPVAPCVKTPVPGPTEESSPVESQDCDLHCKPTRGSYRISLKKFCRKDYAVQVAVGARGEARGLWTRFPVAVLAVFRSGEERARRGSSALWVPARDAACGCPHLLPGRRYLLLGGGPGATVGDPGGRGPGLSAARGSLVLPWRDAWTRRLRRLQRRERRGRCGAA; from the exons ATGCCCATCTGGCCCTGGGGACTGCTGGTGACTGCGGGCACGCTCTTGGCCGCGCTGAGCCCAGGGCCGCCAGCGCCCGCGGACCCCTGTCATGAGGAGGGGGGCGCCCCCCGAGTCTGCGTGCCTGGCTTGGTGAATGCGGCCTTGGGCCGCGAGGTGCTGGCGTCCAGCACGTGCGGGCAGCCACCCACGCAGGCCTGCGATTCCTCCGACCCGCGGCGGGCACACCCCGCCGCCCTCCTGACCTTGGCAGGGGGCACCACAAGCCCTGTGTGCTGGCGTTCTGACTGGCTGACGCAGGCACCCTTCAACGTGAGCCTCACAGTACCCCTGGGCAAAACTTTTGAGCTGGTGTTTGTGAGCTTGCGCTTCTGCTCCACGCCCCCCACCTCCGTGGCCCTGCTCAAGTCGCAGGACCACGGCCGCAGCTGGGTCCCGCTGGGCTTCTTCTCCTCCTGCTGTGGCCTGGACTATGGccgcctgcctgcccctgccaatGGTCCAGCTGGCCCGGGGCCTGAAGCTTTGTGCTTCCCTGAGCCCCAGACCCAGCCCGATGGTGGTGGCCTTCTGGCCTTCAGCGTGCAGGACAGCAGCCCGCCAGGCCTGGATCTGGACAGCAGCCCGGTGCTCCAAGACTGGGTGACCGCCACAGACATTCGAATAGTGCTCACAAGGCCTGCCATGCTGGGGGACACCAGAGACTCGGAGGCCGTGGTCCCTTACTCTTACTCAGCCACGGAGCTCCAGGTGGGCGGGCGCTGCAAGTGCAATGGGCATGCTTCAAGGTGCTTGCTGGACACCCAGGGACACCTGATCTGCGACTGCCGGCATGGCACCGAGGGCCCCGACTGTGGCCGCTGCAAGCCCTTCTACTGCGACAGGCCGTGGCAGCGGGCCACAGCCCGGGAAGCCCACGCTTGCCTTG CTTGCTCCTGCAATGGCCATGCCCGCCGCTGCCGCTTCAACATGGAGCTGTATCGGTTGTCCGGCCGCCGCAGCGGTGGTGTCTGCCTCAACTGTCGGCACAATACTGCCGGCCGCCACTGCCATTACTGCCGGGAGGGCTTCTATCGTGACCCAGGCCGTGCACCGAATGACCGCCGCGCTTGCAGGG CCTGTGACTGTCACCCTGTTGGTGCTGCTGGCAAAACCTGCAACCAGACCACAGGGCAGTGTCCCTGCAAGGATGGTGTCACTGGCCTCACCTGCAATCGCTGCGCCCCTGGCTTCCAGCAGAGTCGTTCTCCAGTGGCACCCTGCGTTA AGACCCCTGTCCCTGGACCCACTGAGGAGAGCAGCCCTGTGGAGTCTCAGG ACTGCGATTTGCACTGCAAACCCACCCGGGGCAGCTACCGCATCAGCCTGAAAAAGTTCTGCAGGAAAGACTATG CGGTGCAGGTGGCGGTGGGTGCGCGCGGCGAGGCACGTGGCTTGTGGACGCGCTTCCCGGTGGCCGTGCTTGCCGTGTTCCGGAGCGGCGAGGAGCGCGCACGGCGCGGGAGCAGCGCACTGTGGGTGCCCGCCCGGGATGCTGCCTGCGGCTGCCCACACCTGCTACCTGGTCGCCGCTACCTGCTGCTGGGTGGTGGGCCAGGGGCCACGGTCGGGGACCCAGGGGGCCGAGGGCCCGGGCTCAGCGCCGCTCGCGGGAGCCTCGTGCTGCCCTGGCGCGACGCGTGGACGCGGCGCCTTCGGAGACTGCAGCGCCGCGAGCGGCGTGGGCGTTGCGGGGCGGCCTGA